In the Pedosphaera parvula Ellin514 genome, one interval contains:
- a CDS encoding phosphatase PAP2 family protein, which produces MQFADRIIQLIISVFLIVGVYQFYFWCQRNHVAKPRELRSPIDDRIPYRPRWVWIYSFLYYPVIVAINWVVTSPRHYLYVVISFMFLLGLQMFFFTFFPVATPIEWRTCNARRGRSERFLAFVQTFDARSNSFPSMHTSVATLTALHLFPVFGPWAFAFPILIALSCLFTKQHYIIDLPAGALLGWVAFSCFKLIY; this is translated from the coding sequence ATGCAATTTGCTGACCGCATCATTCAACTCATCATCAGCGTTTTTCTTATCGTAGGCGTTTACCAATTCTACTTCTGGTGTCAGCGCAACCACGTTGCCAAGCCACGCGAACTCCGCTCCCCCATTGATGACAGAATCCCCTATCGCCCGCGCTGGGTCTGGATTTATAGCTTTCTTTACTACCCCGTCATTGTCGCCATTAACTGGGTCGTCACCTCGCCGCGACACTACCTTTACGTCGTCATCAGTTTCATGTTTCTCCTCGGCCTGCAAATGTTCTTCTTTACTTTCTTTCCCGTAGCCACGCCAATCGAGTGGCGCACCTGCAATGCCCGACGCGGCCGTTCCGAACGCTTCCTCGCCTTCGTGCAAACCTTCGATGCCCGCTCCAATAGCTTTCCCAGCATGCACACTTCTGTCGCCACTCTCACCGCCCTGCATCTATTTCCTGTGTTCGGCCCCTGGGCCTTCGCCTTCCCCATTCTGATTGCCTTAAGCTGCCTCTTCACCAAGCAACATTACATTATCGATCTTCCCGCAGGCGCCCTCCTCGGCTGGGTCGCCTTCAGCTGTTTTAAACTCATTTACTGA